DNA from Candidatus Methylomirabilota bacterium:
CCCCTGCCGGGCTTCACGCTCACGTCATGGGAACGTGGCTACGGCGATATGAAGATGGTGCCGGACCTGGCGACGTGGCGCCTGATCCCGTGGCTGCCCAAGACGGCGCTGGTCTTCTGCGACGTCTATACCGAGGAGGGCCTGCCCATCGAGGAGTCGCCGCGCTGGGTGCTCAAGCGGCAGATCGAGCGGACGCGCAAGCGCGGCTGGCTGGTCAAGACCGCCTCGGAGCTCGAGCTCTACCTCTTCCGAGAGTCTTTCGACGAGGCGCGGGCCAAGCGCTACCACGGCCTGACGCCGGTCTCCAACTACCTCGAGGACTACCACATCCTCCAGACCTCCAAGGAGGAGCCGCTGGTGCGCGCCATCCGGAACGGCATGGAGGAGGCGCGCGTGCCGGTGGAATTCTCGAAGGGCGAGTGGGGCCGGGGGCAGGAGGAAATCAACCTCCGCTACGCGCCCGCGCTCGAGATGGCCGACCGCCACGTGCTCTACAAGCACGGCGTCAAGGAGATCGCCTGGCAGCAGGGCGGCTCGGTCACCTTCATGGCGAAATACGACATGGGCGCCGCGGGCTCGTCCTTCCACCTCCACTCCTCGGTGTGGGACCGCTCGGGCAAGCGCAGCCTCTTCGCCGGCCGCGGGCGGCAGGGGACGCCGCTGTTCCAGCAGTGGCTGGCCGGGCAGATGGCGATGGCGCGCGAGTTCGCCTTCTTCTACGCGCCGACCATCAATGCCTACAAGCGCTACCAGGCGCGCTCGTTCGCGCCCACGCGCATCGCGGCGGGCTGGGACAACCGCACCTGCGGCTTCCGCCTCTGCGGGGAAGGGCACAGCTTCCGCGTGGAGAACCGCATCCCGGGCGCCGACGCCAATCCGTATCTCGCGTTCGCCGCGACCATTGCCGCGGGACTCCACGGGATCGACAAGAAGCTCAAGCCGCCCAAGCTCTACGACGGCAACGCCTACGAGGACCCGAAGCTCCGCCAGGTTCCCAAGACGCTCCGCGAAGCTCTTGACGAGCTCGACCGGTCGAAGCTGGCGCGCGAGGCCTTCGGCGAGACCGTCGTCAAGCACTACCTCCACCACGGCCGCCTCGAGCAGCAGGCCTTCGACCAGTCGGTGACCGACTGGGAGCTGGTCAGGCTCTTCGAGAGGATCTAGCGAGGACCCGCATGCCGGGGAGGCTCACGGGCAAGGTCGCGCTCATCACCGGCGCCGGGATGGGGATG
Protein-coding regions in this window:
- a CDS encoding glutamine synthetase family protein, which codes for MADQADPKGLEALIRKGAVDTVLTVFPDGLGRLMGKRVVGRYFLDHVLGDGVHACIYLFTVDMEMEPLPGFTLTSWERGYGDMKMVPDLATWRLIPWLPKTALVFCDVYTEEGLPIEESPRWVLKRQIERTRKRGWLVKTASELELYLFRESFDEARAKRYHGLTPVSNYLEDYHILQTSKEEPLVRAIRNGMEEARVPVEFSKGEWGRGQEEINLRYAPALEMADRHVLYKHGVKEIAWQQGGSVTFMAKYDMGAAGSSFHLHSSVWDRSGKRSLFAGRGRQGTPLFQQWLAGQMAMAREFAFFYAPTINAYKRYQARSFAPTRIAAGWDNRTCGFRLCGEGHSFRVENRIPGADANPYLAFAATIAAGLHGIDKKLKPPKLYDGNAYEDPKLRQVPKTLREALDELDRSKLAREAFGETVVKHYLHHGRLEQQAFDQSVTDWELVRLFERI